One Primulina tabacum isolate GXHZ01 chromosome 10, ASM2559414v2, whole genome shotgun sequence DNA segment encodes these proteins:
- the LOC142505122 gene encoding DNA-directed RNA polymerase 2B, chloroplastic/mitochondrial-like isoform X1, producing MNTCKTPSAFTITHSGIQFNKSEVFIINTPRNPTVMWKNIAERLITSNSRTSSLTRTLSYLRFSNNSNVSQFEFKPLFELDSYSNMCLPGCGSRKIKDFSSRNEYLAGLLRHVGREHGNYDGSRRRSYATVAEAVEVSHTDLEEDSIPNVCAADEFQELLNEVRKEERRKYSMQWRRQRYVKGMGKGKYRALKRRQVKIETEAWVQAAKEYKELLNDMCEQKLAPNLPYMKSLFLGWFEPLRDKIEEEQEFIRTGKSKAGYAPYFDQLPADMMAVITMHKLMGLLMTGGEHGCARVVQAACIIGDAIEQEVRIHRFLESRKKKKVQNDMENEGDGSNDNPQEQENMRKKVTNLIKKQKLRAVRQLVSRQHEGKPWGQDAKAKVGSRLIELILQTAYIQSPADQLADGPPDVRPAFMHTCRTVTKETNRTASKRYGVIQCDPLVRKGLERTARHMIIPYMPMLVHPIKWTGYDNGAYLYLPSYVMRTHGARQQREAVKSTPREQLKLVFEALDTLGSTRWRVNKRVLDVVDRIWASGGRLAGLIDRDDVSLPEQPDTEDEQIIKKWKWKVKAIKKENGERYSQRCDTELKLAVARKMKEEEGFFYPHNLDFRGRAYPMHPHLNHLGSDICRGILEFSEGRPLGKSGLHWLKIHLANLFANGVDKLSHEGRVSFTENHLDDIFDSADRPLDGRRWWLNAEDPFQCLAVCINLAEALRNPFPETTLSHIPVHQDGSCNGLQHYAALGRDKLGAAAVNLVAGEKPADVYSGIAARVLDIMKKDAQKDPTIFPDSLRAKLLINQVDRKLVKQTVMTSVYGVTYIGARDQIKRRLKERDAIEDDEELFGAACYAAKITLTALEQMFEAARSIMGWLGDCAKIIGSVNQPVQWTTPLGLPVVQPYRKVGRHLIKTSLQVLTLQRETEKIMVKRQRTAFPPNFVHSLDGSHMMMTAIACKNAGLNFAGVHDSYWTHACDVDDMNRILREKFVELYETPILENLLLGFQTSFPSLSFPPLPGRGDFDLREVLQSPYFFN from the exons CCTGGATGTGGTAGTAGgaaaattaaagatttctctagtCGAAATGAGTACTTGGCTGGACTGTTACGGCATGTTGGAAGAGAACATGGGAACTATGACGGTTCTCGTCGCAGAAGTTATGCTACTGTGGCGGAGGCTGTGGAGGTGTCCCACACCGATTTAGAAGAGGATAGTATTCCTAATGTTTGTGCGGCTGATGAGTTTCAAGAACTTCTGAATGAAGTCAGAAAAGAGGAGAGAAGAAAGTATTCAATGCAGTGGAGACGTCAAAGGTATGTTAAAGGGATGGGAAAGGGGAAGTATAGAGCTCTGAAGAGGAGGCAAGTGAAGATCGAGACCGAGGCTTGGGTACAGGCGGCTAAAGAGTACAAGGAGCTGTTGAATGATATGTGCGAGCAGAAATTGGCTCCCAATTTACCTTACATGAAGTCTTTGTTTTTAGGATGGTTCGAGCCCTTGCGTGACAAGATAGAGGAAGAGCAAGAGTTCATTAGGACAGGTAAGAGTAAGGCGGGATATGCCCCATATTTTGATCAGTTGCCTGCGGATATGATGGCTGTTATTACAATGCATAAGCTAATGGGCTTGTTGATGACTGGGGGTGAGCATGGATGTGCGAGAGTGGTACAGGCAGCTTGCATTATAGGTGATGCAATTGAACAAGAG GTGAGAATACACAGATTTCTGGAGAGCAGAAAGAAGAAAAAGGTTCAGAATGATATGGAGAATGAAGGAGATGGATCTAATGACAATCCCCAAGAACAAGAAAATATGAGGAAGAAGGTGACTAATTTGATTAAAAAGCAAAAGCTGCGAGCAGTGAGACAGTTAGTTAGTAGGCAGCATGAGGGAAAGCCATGGGGACAAGATGCTAAAGCCAAG GTTGGAAGTCGTCTCATTGAATTGATTCTGCAAACAGCCTATATTCAATCTCCAGCCGACCAGTTGGCCGATGGTCCACCTGATGTTCGACCTGCATTCATGCACACTTGTAGAACAGTAACAAAAGAAACAAA CAGGACAGCCAGCAAAAGATATGGTGTCATCCAATGTGATCCACTTGTTCGGAAAGGGCTAGAGAGAACT GCCAGGCACATGATCATCCCTTATATGCCAATGTTAGTGCATCCAATCAAGTGGACAGG GTATGACAATGGTGCGTATTTATACCTGCCTTCATATGTAATGCGCACGCATGGTGCACGACAACAACGCGAGGCAGTAAAGAGTACTCCTAGGGAACAACTAAAACTTGTATTTGAG GCACTGGATACCCTTGGAAGCACCAGATGGCGAGTGAATAAGAGAGTACTTGATGTTGTCGATAGAATATGGGCTAGCGGAGGTCGTCTTGCTGGCTTAATTGACCGTGATGAT GTCTCTCTGCCAGAGCAACCAGATACAGAAGATGaacaaattattaaaaaatggaaGTGGAAAGTTAAAGCTATCAAAAAAGAAAATGGTGAGAGGTATTCACAACGTTGTGATACAGAGCTTAAACTTGCT GTTGCACGGAAGATGAAAGAGGAAGAAGGTTTCTTCTACCCtcacaatcttgattttcgAGGCCGTGCATATCCCATGCACCCACACTTAAACCATCTAGGGTCAGATATTTGTAGGGGAATCCTCGAGTTCTCAGAGGGGCGGCCCCTTGGAAAATCAGGCTTGCACTGGTTGAAGATACATTTGGCAAATTTATTTGCCAATGGTGTAGACAAGTTATCTCACGAGGGTCGAGTATCTTTTACTGAGAATCACTTGGATGATATATTTGATTCTGCTGACAGACCACTTGATGGAAGGCGATGGTGGTTGAATGCGGAAGATCCATTTCAGTGTTTGGCTGTATGTATCAATCTGGCTGAAGCTCTGAGAAATCCATTTCCAGAGACAACACTTTCACATATTCCAGTGCACCAG GATGGTTCCTGCAATGGCTTACAGCATTATGCTGCCCTTGGTAGAGATAAG TTAGGAGCAGCTGCTGTTAATTTGGTTGCTGGAGAAAAACCTGCTGACGTTTACTCCGGAATAGCTGCCAG GGTTCTTGATATAATGAAGAAAGATGCGCAGAAAGATCCTACAATATTCCCTGATTCATTGCGAGCAAAATTATTGATCAATCAG GTTGATAGGAAGTTGGTTAAGCAGACAGTGATGACATCAGTGTATGGAGTTACTTATATTGGTGCTCGAGATCAAATAAAGAGAAGGTTAAAAGAGCGTGATGCcattgaagatgatgaagagCTCTTTGGTGCGGCTTGTTATGCAGCAAAA ATTACCTTAACTGCATTGGAGCAAATGTTCGAAGCAGCTAGGAGCATCATGGGCTGGCTCGGAGATTGTGCGAAG ATTATTGGATCCGTGAACCAACCGGTTCAGTGGACAACTCCACTCGGACTACCAGTGGTTCAGCCCTACCGTAAAGTAGGAAGACATCTT ATTAAAACTTCTCTTCAAGTTTTGACTCTGCAACGGGAGACAGAAAAG ATAATGGTCAAAAGGCAGAGAACAGCTTTTCCCCCGAACTTTGTGCATTCCCTCGATGGTTCACATATGATGATGACTGCTATTGCCTGCAAAAACGCAGGCTTAAATTTTGCAG GTGTTCATGATTCGTACTGGACCCACGCATGTGATGTTGATGACATGAACCGAATACTAAGAGAGAAATTTGTTGAACTTTACGAAACTCCTATTCTTGAGAAT TTGTTGTTGGGGTTTCAAACATCTTTTCCTTCGTTGTCTTTCCCTCCGTTGCCTGGTCGAGGGGATTTTGATCTCAGAGAAGTGTTGCAATCGCCATATTTCTTCAACTAA
- the LOC142505122 gene encoding DNA-directed RNA polymerase 2B, chloroplastic/mitochondrial-like isoform X2 codes for MNTCKTPSAFTITHSGIQFNKSEVFIINTPRNPTVMWKNIAERLITSNSRTSSLTRTLSYLRFSNNSNVSQFEFKPLFELDSYSNMCLPGCGSRKIKDFSSRNEYLAGLLRHVGREHGNYDGSRRRSYATVAEAVEVSHTDLEEDSIPNVCAADEFQELLNEVRKEERRKYSMQWRRQRYVKGMGKGKYRALKRRQVKIETEAWVQAAKEYKELLNDMCEQKLAPNLPYMKSLFLGWFEPLRDKIEEEQEFIRTGKSKAGYAPYFDQLPADMMAVITMHKLMGLLMTGGEHGCARVVQAACIIGDAIEQEVRIHRFLESRKKKKVQNDMENEGDGSNDNPQEQENMRKKVTNLIKKQKLRAVRQLVSRQHEGKPWGQDAKAKVGSRLIELILQTAYIQSPADQLADGPPDVRPAFMHTCRTVTKETKTASKRYGVIQCDPLVRKGLERTARHMIIPYMPMLVHPIKWTGYDNGAYLYLPSYVMRTHGARQQREAVKSTPREQLKLVFEALDTLGSTRWRVNKRVLDVVDRIWASGGRLAGLIDRDDVSLPEQPDTEDEQIIKKWKWKVKAIKKENGERYSQRCDTELKLAVARKMKEEEGFFYPHNLDFRGRAYPMHPHLNHLGSDICRGILEFSEGRPLGKSGLHWLKIHLANLFANGVDKLSHEGRVSFTENHLDDIFDSADRPLDGRRWWLNAEDPFQCLAVCINLAEALRNPFPETTLSHIPVHQDGSCNGLQHYAALGRDKLGAAAVNLVAGEKPADVYSGIAARVLDIMKKDAQKDPTIFPDSLRAKLLINQVDRKLVKQTVMTSVYGVTYIGARDQIKRRLKERDAIEDDEELFGAACYAAKITLTALEQMFEAARSIMGWLGDCAKIIGSVNQPVQWTTPLGLPVVQPYRKVGRHLIKTSLQVLTLQRETEKIMVKRQRTAFPPNFVHSLDGSHMMMTAIACKNAGLNFAGVHDSYWTHACDVDDMNRILREKFVELYETPILENLLLGFQTSFPSLSFPPLPGRGDFDLREVLQSPYFFN; via the exons CCTGGATGTGGTAGTAGgaaaattaaagatttctctagtCGAAATGAGTACTTGGCTGGACTGTTACGGCATGTTGGAAGAGAACATGGGAACTATGACGGTTCTCGTCGCAGAAGTTATGCTACTGTGGCGGAGGCTGTGGAGGTGTCCCACACCGATTTAGAAGAGGATAGTATTCCTAATGTTTGTGCGGCTGATGAGTTTCAAGAACTTCTGAATGAAGTCAGAAAAGAGGAGAGAAGAAAGTATTCAATGCAGTGGAGACGTCAAAGGTATGTTAAAGGGATGGGAAAGGGGAAGTATAGAGCTCTGAAGAGGAGGCAAGTGAAGATCGAGACCGAGGCTTGGGTACAGGCGGCTAAAGAGTACAAGGAGCTGTTGAATGATATGTGCGAGCAGAAATTGGCTCCCAATTTACCTTACATGAAGTCTTTGTTTTTAGGATGGTTCGAGCCCTTGCGTGACAAGATAGAGGAAGAGCAAGAGTTCATTAGGACAGGTAAGAGTAAGGCGGGATATGCCCCATATTTTGATCAGTTGCCTGCGGATATGATGGCTGTTATTACAATGCATAAGCTAATGGGCTTGTTGATGACTGGGGGTGAGCATGGATGTGCGAGAGTGGTACAGGCAGCTTGCATTATAGGTGATGCAATTGAACAAGAG GTGAGAATACACAGATTTCTGGAGAGCAGAAAGAAGAAAAAGGTTCAGAATGATATGGAGAATGAAGGAGATGGATCTAATGACAATCCCCAAGAACAAGAAAATATGAGGAAGAAGGTGACTAATTTGATTAAAAAGCAAAAGCTGCGAGCAGTGAGACAGTTAGTTAGTAGGCAGCATGAGGGAAAGCCATGGGGACAAGATGCTAAAGCCAAG GTTGGAAGTCGTCTCATTGAATTGATTCTGCAAACAGCCTATATTCAATCTCCAGCCGACCAGTTGGCCGATGGTCCACCTGATGTTCGACCTGCATTCATGCACACTTGTAGAACAGTAACAAAAGAAACAAA GACAGCCAGCAAAAGATATGGTGTCATCCAATGTGATCCACTTGTTCGGAAAGGGCTAGAGAGAACT GCCAGGCACATGATCATCCCTTATATGCCAATGTTAGTGCATCCAATCAAGTGGACAGG GTATGACAATGGTGCGTATTTATACCTGCCTTCATATGTAATGCGCACGCATGGTGCACGACAACAACGCGAGGCAGTAAAGAGTACTCCTAGGGAACAACTAAAACTTGTATTTGAG GCACTGGATACCCTTGGAAGCACCAGATGGCGAGTGAATAAGAGAGTACTTGATGTTGTCGATAGAATATGGGCTAGCGGAGGTCGTCTTGCTGGCTTAATTGACCGTGATGAT GTCTCTCTGCCAGAGCAACCAGATACAGAAGATGaacaaattattaaaaaatggaaGTGGAAAGTTAAAGCTATCAAAAAAGAAAATGGTGAGAGGTATTCACAACGTTGTGATACAGAGCTTAAACTTGCT GTTGCACGGAAGATGAAAGAGGAAGAAGGTTTCTTCTACCCtcacaatcttgattttcgAGGCCGTGCATATCCCATGCACCCACACTTAAACCATCTAGGGTCAGATATTTGTAGGGGAATCCTCGAGTTCTCAGAGGGGCGGCCCCTTGGAAAATCAGGCTTGCACTGGTTGAAGATACATTTGGCAAATTTATTTGCCAATGGTGTAGACAAGTTATCTCACGAGGGTCGAGTATCTTTTACTGAGAATCACTTGGATGATATATTTGATTCTGCTGACAGACCACTTGATGGAAGGCGATGGTGGTTGAATGCGGAAGATCCATTTCAGTGTTTGGCTGTATGTATCAATCTGGCTGAAGCTCTGAGAAATCCATTTCCAGAGACAACACTTTCACATATTCCAGTGCACCAG GATGGTTCCTGCAATGGCTTACAGCATTATGCTGCCCTTGGTAGAGATAAG TTAGGAGCAGCTGCTGTTAATTTGGTTGCTGGAGAAAAACCTGCTGACGTTTACTCCGGAATAGCTGCCAG GGTTCTTGATATAATGAAGAAAGATGCGCAGAAAGATCCTACAATATTCCCTGATTCATTGCGAGCAAAATTATTGATCAATCAG GTTGATAGGAAGTTGGTTAAGCAGACAGTGATGACATCAGTGTATGGAGTTACTTATATTGGTGCTCGAGATCAAATAAAGAGAAGGTTAAAAGAGCGTGATGCcattgaagatgatgaagagCTCTTTGGTGCGGCTTGTTATGCAGCAAAA ATTACCTTAACTGCATTGGAGCAAATGTTCGAAGCAGCTAGGAGCATCATGGGCTGGCTCGGAGATTGTGCGAAG ATTATTGGATCCGTGAACCAACCGGTTCAGTGGACAACTCCACTCGGACTACCAGTGGTTCAGCCCTACCGTAAAGTAGGAAGACATCTT ATTAAAACTTCTCTTCAAGTTTTGACTCTGCAACGGGAGACAGAAAAG ATAATGGTCAAAAGGCAGAGAACAGCTTTTCCCCCGAACTTTGTGCATTCCCTCGATGGTTCACATATGATGATGACTGCTATTGCCTGCAAAAACGCAGGCTTAAATTTTGCAG GTGTTCATGATTCGTACTGGACCCACGCATGTGATGTTGATGACATGAACCGAATACTAAGAGAGAAATTTGTTGAACTTTACGAAACTCCTATTCTTGAGAAT TTGTTGTTGGGGTTTCAAACATCTTTTCCTTCGTTGTCTTTCCCTCCGTTGCCTGGTCGAGGGGATTTTGATCTCAGAGAAGTGTTGCAATCGCCATATTTCTTCAACTAA